A region from the uncultured Holophaga sp. genome encodes:
- a CDS encoding metallophosphoesterase: MVRLILLPLLLCCALLGAQEDGPHVLWRKGSASILHLIRGQVRVENLKPPFHLDLPGLSTAGADLDGRPWPAAGESFPLPARVFALSDIHGQLDTARRLLQAQGVADTTGRWTFGKGHLVVVGDTLDRGPQVTEALWFLYSLAQQAQRAGGKVHVLLGNHEQLVLTGRYRYTHPKYLQSREGMPPLAALYGPDSELGRWLRSRPAALRLGPLLFVHGGFSRAWLALGLDLGTTNTLLRRSLEDHPLPGTPEAVLAGEEGPLWYRGLLPGLEPPLTHTDLDRVFASTGTRLLIVGHTTLPQVTSFHEGRVFAIDAGLKGGQHGEGWLWAKGRAYRALEDGSTRPF; the protein is encoded by the coding sequence ATGGTCCGACTCATCCTGCTGCCCCTCCTCCTCTGCTGTGCGCTCCTGGGTGCCCAGGAAGATGGCCCCCATGTCCTCTGGAGGAAGGGCAGCGCCTCCATCCTGCACCTGATCCGGGGGCAGGTCCGCGTGGAGAACCTCAAGCCCCCCTTCCACTTGGACCTGCCCGGCCTCAGCACGGCCGGGGCGGATCTCGACGGCAGGCCCTGGCCCGCCGCCGGAGAGAGCTTCCCCCTCCCGGCCCGGGTTTTCGCCCTGAGCGACATCCACGGCCAGCTGGATACCGCCCGGCGTCTCCTCCAGGCCCAGGGCGTGGCGGACACCACAGGCCGCTGGACTTTCGGGAAGGGACATCTGGTGGTGGTGGGAGACACCCTGGACCGGGGCCCCCAGGTCACCGAGGCCCTCTGGTTCCTCTACAGCCTGGCCCAGCAGGCGCAAAGAGCGGGGGGCAAGGTCCATGTCCTTCTGGGGAACCACGAGCAGCTGGTCCTCACAGGGCGGTACCGCTACACCCATCCCAAGTACCTCCAGTCCCGGGAGGGGATGCCCCCCCTGGCGGCACTCTACGGCCCCGATTCGGAGCTGGGCCGCTGGCTGAGGTCCCGTCCCGCAGCCCTGCGCCTAGGCCCCCTGCTCTTCGTCCACGGCGGCTTCTCCAGGGCCTGGCTGGCCCTCGGCCTGGATCTGGGGACCACCAACACCCTGCTCCGCAGGTCTCTGGAGGACCACCCCCTGCCCGGCACCCCCGAGGCGGTCCTCGCCGGAGAGGAGGGCCCCCTCTGGTACCGCGGCCTGCTGCCGGGCCTCGAGCCGCCGCTGACACACACCGATCTCGACCGCGTCTTCGCCAGCACCGGCACCCGGCTGCTCATCGTCGGCCACACCACCCTGCCCCAAGTGACCTCCTTCCACGAAGGCAGGGTCTTCGCCATCGATGCGGGCCTGAAGGGCGGCCAGCACGGTGAGGGGTGGCTCTGGGCGAAGGGCCGGGCCTACCGCGCCCTGGAGGACGGCAGCACCCGGCCCTTTTGA
- a CDS encoding HAD hydrolase-like protein: MLLLDLDGTLSDPLVGIGRSLNHALEAHGHPARPLEALAFAVGPPLDESLAKLSGSREPAQVQSLVASYRERYGRIGYSENTLYPGIPEAIAALRAKGRTLALCTSKRADFAEQILRMFGLREAFSFISGGDVGIQKGQQIESLLREGRIGPDACMIGDRALDIEAARRNGLKGIGVLWGYGSRSELEAAGPDLLLDAPSALAEL, encoded by the coding sequence TTGCTTCTCCTGGACCTGGACGGGACCCTCAGCGATCCCCTGGTGGGCATCGGCCGCTCCCTCAACCACGCCCTGGAGGCCCACGGCCATCCCGCCCGCCCCCTGGAGGCCCTGGCCTTTGCGGTGGGTCCGCCCCTGGATGAGAGCCTGGCCAAGCTGAGCGGCTCCCGGGAGCCCGCCCAGGTCCAGAGCCTGGTGGCCAGCTACCGGGAACGCTACGGGCGCATCGGCTACTCGGAGAACACCCTCTACCCCGGCATCCCCGAGGCCATCGCCGCCCTCCGAGCCAAGGGCCGGACCCTGGCCCTCTGCACCTCCAAGCGCGCCGATTTCGCCGAGCAGATCCTCCGGATGTTCGGGCTGCGGGAGGCCTTCAGCTTCATAAGCGGTGGGGATGTGGGCATCCAGAAGGGACAGCAGATCGAGTCTCTGCTCCGGGAAGGCCGCATCGGCCCGGACGCCTGCATGATCGGTGACCGCGCCCTCGACATTGAGGCCGCCCGGCGCAACGGCCTCAAGGGCATCGGGGTGCTGTGGGGCTACGGCTCCCGCAGCGAGCTGGAAGCGGCAGGCCCCGACCTGCTCCTGGATGCCCCCTCTGCACTGGCGGAGCTCTGA
- the ftsA gene encoding cell division protein FtsA: MVQPSVLLGLDLGASKIVAVIAVQEENGPLTVTGASIANPEGGIRGGEITDINLTVNAIVKSVEEAMRTAGQTRLDGIRVSVDGLQFKGENLRDSITIASSDRVITAHDRDRVLEQATNGCKLAKEEQVLHRIPQMFHIKGQRDIKNPVNMVGETLEAEVRIIVAPASVLENITRALHLSGLQGATLMYSPLASAEAVLSREDSDHGAVVVDIGDHLTHLGVFMRGALFHSAVLPIGGMHFTKDLEITKHLGGISVAERIKRKYGTALPTQVPVEELIELEDEGRQVSRRELAEVLHARAVELLNMVQAEIGRSGLIHEIHGGVHLVGGGALLPHLPILAQNILGRPRVVLGRVSGIQGLQQVLANPFYANALGATKALSREFSTPGSRTHSRGGGLMGKIKNLF; the protein is encoded by the coding sequence ATGGTCCAACCTTCTGTCCTCCTCGGCCTGGATCTTGGAGCCAGCAAAATCGTTGCAGTCATCGCCGTGCAGGAGGAGAACGGTCCCCTCACGGTGACGGGTGCCAGTATCGCCAACCCTGAGGGAGGCATCCGGGGCGGGGAGATCACCGACATCAACCTCACGGTGAACGCCATCGTGAAGTCGGTGGAAGAAGCCATGCGCACCGCCGGGCAGACCCGGCTGGACGGCATCCGGGTCTCGGTGGACGGACTCCAGTTCAAGGGCGAGAACCTCCGTGACTCCATCACCATCGCCAGCAGCGACCGGGTGATCACCGCCCACGACCGGGACCGGGTCCTGGAGCAGGCCACCAACGGCTGCAAGCTCGCCAAGGAGGAGCAGGTCCTCCATCGCATCCCCCAGATGTTCCACATCAAGGGCCAGCGCGACATCAAGAACCCCGTGAACATGGTGGGGGAGACCCTGGAGGCCGAGGTTCGCATCATCGTGGCCCCCGCCTCGGTCCTTGAGAACATCACCCGCGCCCTCCACCTCTCCGGACTCCAGGGGGCCACTCTGATGTACTCCCCCCTGGCCAGCGCCGAGGCCGTGCTGAGCCGTGAGGACTCGGACCACGGCGCCGTGGTGGTGGACATCGGCGACCACCTGACCCACCTAGGGGTCTTCATGCGGGGCGCCCTCTTCCACTCCGCCGTGCTGCCCATCGGTGGCATGCACTTCACCAAGGACCTTGAGATCACCAAGCATCTGGGCGGCATCAGCGTAGCCGAGCGCATCAAGCGCAAGTATGGCACCGCCCTGCCCACCCAGGTCCCGGTCGAGGAACTGATCGAACTCGAGGATGAGGGCCGCCAGGTCTCCCGCCGCGAGCTGGCCGAGGTACTCCACGCCCGGGCCGTGGAGCTGCTCAACATGGTCCAGGCCGAGATCGGCCGCAGCGGCCTCATCCACGAGATCCACGGTGGGGTACATCTGGTGGGCGGCGGTGCCCTCCTGCCCCACCTTCCCATCCTCGCCCAGAACATCCTCGGCCGCCCCCGGGTGGTCCTGGGCCGGGTCAGCGGGATCCAGGGCCTCCAGCAGGTCCTGGCCAACCCCTTCTACGCCAACGCCCTGGGCGCCACCAAGGCCCTCAGCCGCGAGTTCTCCACACCTGGCTCCCGCACCCACTCCCGGGGCGGCGGCCTCATGGGCAAGATCAAGAACCTCTTCTGA
- a CDS encoding VanZ family protein, with the protein MPERPRALYWLPALLWIGIIAVESTQGFSSAHTDSWLRPLFSRLLPDLSQPSWELLHKGLRKLGHWTGYFILATTLHWGFRHGDRHTWRWLRALAALGLVLLVASLDELHQAFLPSRTGSPWDVLLDLFGGCCAITLARLRSHWTRPKREGGPERPGLSYPD; encoded by the coding sequence TTGCCTGAGCGCCCCCGCGCCCTCTACTGGCTCCCGGCCCTCCTCTGGATCGGCATCATTGCGGTGGAGTCCACCCAGGGCTTCTCCTCAGCCCACACGGACTCCTGGCTCCGCCCCCTCTTCTCGCGCCTCCTCCCGGACCTCTCCCAGCCCTCCTGGGAGCTCCTGCACAAGGGCCTCCGCAAGCTTGGCCACTGGACCGGCTACTTCATCCTGGCGACCACCCTCCACTGGGGCTTCAGGCATGGGGACAGGCACACCTGGCGGTGGCTCCGGGCCCTCGCCGCCCTCGGCCTGGTCCTCCTGGTGGCCTCCCTGGATGAGCTCCACCAGGCCTTCCTCCCCAGCCGCACCGGAAGTCCCTGGGACGTCCTCCTGGATCTCTTCGGGGGCTGCTGCGCCATCACCCTGGCCCGCCTCCGCTCCCACTGGACCCGACCAAAGCGCGAAGGCGGGCCCGAGCGCCCCGGCCTCAGCTATCCTGATTGA
- a CDS encoding MGMT family protein, whose protein sequence is MCSWTAFETDLIRPGWILLGWTRSGLSLLRLCPERPEVGSTPPPAWVAEAIRRIQAFLAGSGHCMEGIPMDLGPVTPFHRQVLEVLRRTRQGQTLTYGEVALLAGSPRAARAVGQAVARNPLPILIPCHRVVAAQGPGGFSLFGSLECKRRLLALEGVHLA, encoded by the coding sequence ATGTGCAGCTGGACCGCCTTTGAGACCGACCTGATCCGCCCCGGATGGATTCTCCTGGGCTGGACCCGCTCGGGGCTGAGCCTGCTCCGCCTCTGCCCCGAGCGGCCAGAGGTCGGCAGCACCCCTCCACCAGCCTGGGTGGCCGAGGCCATCCGCCGGATCCAGGCCTTCCTCGCCGGCAGCGGACACTGCATGGAGGGGATTCCTATGGATCTCGGCCCGGTGACCCCCTTCCACCGCCAGGTCCTGGAAGTCCTGCGCCGCACCCGCCAGGGGCAGACCCTGACCTACGGCGAAGTGGCCCTCCTGGCGGGCTCCCCACGGGCAGCCCGGGCCGTGGGCCAGGCCGTGGCCCGCAACCCCCTGCCCATCCTCATTCCCTGCCACCGCGTGGTGGCCGCCCAGGGACCAGGCGGCTTCAGCCTCTTCGGCAGCCTCGAGTGCAAGCGCCGCCTCCTGGCCCTGGAGGGCGTCCACCTTGCCTGA
- the gcvPA gene encoding aminomethyl-transferring glycine dehydrogenase subunit GcvPA produces the protein MRYLPLAPSEDRALLDAIGAERPEDLLAGLPPELRLQRPLELPPHASELEVLRTLEGLAARNRPFHSRFLGAGAYSHYVPAAVDHLASRQEWFTSYTPYQPEISQGTLQAIFEYQTMICALTGLEVTNASMYDGATATAEAALMAVRLTRKRGSILVSQGLHPHTREVLRTLIAPREGLSLVELDLEDGVTDRHDLAAKLDTDTACVLVGYPNFLGCIEDLAALAELVHAAGALLVSVTQEALAFGWVQPPGNLGADLATGEAMSFGNRTSFGGPFLGFLAARDSAKREMPGRLIGETRDADGRRGCVLTLASREQHIRRDKATSNICSNQALVALRANIFLQLAGPTGLSGLAEQNAAKARYLRQILLDTGHFGPGWPQPFFNEFTLGCQDEVPELQQRCREAGILPGLDLEPYGWPGHMLWCATELNTREEMDVLKEVLR, from the coding sequence GTGCGCTACCTGCCCCTGGCCCCTTCGGAAGACCGCGCCCTCCTGGACGCCATTGGCGCCGAGCGCCCTGAGGATCTCCTGGCGGGGCTCCCCCCGGAGCTGCGCCTGCAGAGGCCCTTGGAACTCCCCCCCCACGCCTCCGAGCTGGAGGTGCTCCGCACCCTGGAGGGGCTGGCCGCACGGAACCGCCCCTTCCACAGCCGCTTCCTGGGGGCTGGGGCCTACAGCCACTACGTACCCGCCGCCGTGGACCACCTGGCCTCCCGCCAGGAGTGGTTCACCTCCTACACGCCCTACCAACCCGAGATCAGCCAGGGCACCCTCCAGGCCATCTTCGAGTACCAGACCATGATCTGCGCCCTCACTGGGCTCGAGGTCACCAACGCCAGCATGTACGACGGCGCCACCGCCACCGCCGAGGCCGCCCTCATGGCCGTCCGCCTCACCCGCAAGCGCGGAAGCATCCTGGTGAGCCAGGGTCTCCATCCCCACACCCGTGAGGTTCTCCGCACCCTCATCGCCCCCCGGGAAGGCCTCAGCTTGGTGGAACTGGACCTGGAGGACGGCGTCACCGACCGGCATGACCTGGCCGCCAAGCTGGACACCGACACCGCCTGCGTCCTGGTGGGCTACCCCAACTTCCTGGGCTGCATCGAGGATCTGGCGGCCCTGGCGGAGCTGGTCCATGCCGCCGGCGCCCTCCTCGTCTCCGTCACCCAGGAGGCCCTGGCCTTCGGCTGGGTCCAGCCCCCCGGTAACCTGGGCGCCGACCTGGCCACGGGCGAGGCCATGAGCTTCGGCAACCGCACCAGCTTCGGCGGCCCCTTCCTGGGCTTCCTGGCCGCCCGGGACAGCGCCAAGCGCGAGATGCCCGGTCGCCTCATCGGCGAGACCCGGGATGCCGATGGCCGCCGGGGCTGCGTCCTCACCCTGGCCAGCCGGGAGCAGCACATACGCCGGGACAAGGCCACCTCCAACATCTGCTCCAACCAGGCCCTGGTGGCCCTGCGGGCCAACATCTTCCTCCAGCTGGCCGGGCCCACCGGACTCTCGGGCCTGGCGGAACAGAATGCCGCCAAGGCCCGCTACCTCCGGCAAATCCTGCTGGACACCGGCCACTTTGGGCCCGGATGGCCCCAGCCCTTCTTCAACGAGTTCACCCTGGGGTGCCAGGACGAGGTGCCGGAGCTCCAGCAGCGCTGCCGGGAGGCGGGCATTCTCCCCGGCCTCGACCTGGAGCCCTATGGGTGGCCTGGCCACATGCTCTGGTGTGCCACCGAGCTGAACACCCGGGAGGAGATGGATGTCCTGAAGGAGGTGCTCCGATGA
- the ruvX gene encoding Holliday junction resolvase RuvX, giving the protein MRWMALDHGTKKVGIAFSDELEILASPFEVWPQQEEATLQRLVKLAKAEGVQALLVGLPRHKDGAESATAPLARAFGEALRDLTGLPLVFWDERLTSVEAERLLAQRGVKPRDRKAKLDAAAAAVMLHDLIETRRSKRIPADRLD; this is encoded by the coding sequence ATGCGCTGGATGGCCCTGGATCACGGAACCAAGAAGGTCGGCATCGCTTTCAGCGATGAGCTGGAGATCCTGGCCTCGCCCTTCGAGGTCTGGCCCCAGCAGGAGGAGGCAACGCTCCAGAGGCTGGTGAAGCTGGCCAAGGCCGAGGGGGTGCAGGCGCTCCTGGTGGGGCTGCCCAGGCACAAGGACGGGGCCGAGAGCGCCACGGCGCCCCTGGCCCGGGCCTTTGGTGAGGCGCTCCGGGATCTGACCGGTCTGCCCCTGGTCTTCTGGGATGAGCGGCTCACCAGTGTGGAGGCGGAACGCCTCCTGGCCCAGCGGGGGGTCAAGCCCAGGGACCGCAAGGCCAAGCTGGATGCCGCGGCGGCGGCGGTCATGCTCCACGACCTCATCGAGACCCGCCGCAGCAAACGCATTCCGGCGGACCGCCTGGACTGA
- the ftsZ gene encoding cell division protein FtsZ, giving the protein MTEIPFLPSPVHLPGASIKVVGVGGAGCNAIDRMIASGVSGVHFIAMNTDQQSLAQSQAAARIALGPLSMRGLGAGGNAERGAVAAEESREEILAQLQGADMVFITGGMGGGTGTGAAPVVASCARELGALTVAVVLTPFSYEGVNKAQKAAAGLENLRNTADTVIVVSNQKLLSHCERGVKVKEAYQVADGVLIQGVRGITDLILRPGTLNGDFADVEAVLRNGREALIGTGSGRGEEALLDALRRALDCPLLERGTRGPATQVIVSVMADWDRVELSAVETAMNFLSQHYQGLADIKLCQVDAPELDDRALVTVLASGFDLPVDTSFEMEPFRPAVLEESGCTSRDLGRVYGEPAIAPDTAPVTPTRLLPQAPTPSGEMVGLADDLHVPAIIRMTQGKLPME; this is encoded by the coding sequence ATGACGGAAATTCCCTTCCTCCCCAGCCCTGTCCACCTCCCCGGCGCCAGCATCAAGGTCGTCGGGGTGGGTGGAGCAGGCTGCAACGCCATTGATCGCATGATCGCCAGTGGCGTCTCCGGGGTCCACTTCATCGCCATGAACACCGACCAGCAGAGCCTGGCCCAGAGCCAGGCCGCTGCCCGCATCGCCCTGGGCCCCCTCAGCATGCGCGGCCTGGGCGCCGGCGGTAACGCCGAGCGGGGCGCCGTCGCCGCCGAGGAGAGCCGCGAGGAGATCCTGGCCCAACTCCAGGGCGCCGACATGGTCTTCATCACCGGCGGCATGGGCGGTGGCACCGGCACCGGCGCGGCCCCCGTGGTGGCCAGCTGCGCCCGGGAGCTGGGCGCCCTCACCGTGGCCGTGGTGCTCACCCCCTTCAGCTACGAGGGCGTGAACAAGGCCCAGAAGGCCGCGGCCGGCCTGGAGAACCTGCGCAACACCGCCGACACCGTCATCGTGGTCTCCAACCAGAAGCTCCTCTCCCACTGTGAGCGGGGCGTCAAGGTGAAGGAGGCCTACCAGGTGGCCGATGGCGTTCTCATCCAGGGCGTCCGCGGCATCACCGACCTCATCCTGCGCCCCGGCACCCTCAACGGCGACTTCGCCGATGTCGAGGCTGTCCTGCGCAATGGCCGCGAAGCCCTCATCGGCACCGGCAGCGGCCGCGGCGAGGAAGCCCTCCTGGACGCCCTCCGCCGGGCCCTCGACTGCCCCCTGCTGGAGCGCGGCACCCGCGGACCCGCCACCCAGGTCATCGTCTCCGTCATGGCCGACTGGGACCGGGTGGAGCTGAGCGCCGTCGAGACGGCCATGAACTTCCTGAGCCAGCACTACCAGGGCCTGGCCGACATCAAGCTCTGTCAGGTGGACGCCCCCGAGCTGGACGACCGCGCCCTGGTGACCGTACTCGCCTCGGGCTTCGACCTCCCCGTGGACACCAGTTTCGAGATGGAGCCCTTCCGCCCCGCCGTCCTGGAAGAGTCCGGCTGCACCTCCCGTGACCTGGGACGGGTCTACGGCGAACCCGCCATCGCCCCGGACACCGCCCCCGTCACCCCCACCCGCCTCCTTCCCCAGGCCCCCACCCCCAGCGGCGAGATGGTGGGCCTGGCCGACGATCTGCATGTCCCGGCCATCATCCGCATGACCCAGGGCAAGCTGCCCATGGAGTAG
- a CDS encoding FtsQ-type POTRA domain-containing protein, with amino-acid sequence MALPSRTRPKRPWLPWVRLGLVVLVVAGVGYGALEIAQRYLGLQKLTIEQITVTGCRGERQVEIQTLAEKLCLKRPLFWFDAERLRREVEERRWVRGLLIRRDPPDRLSLVVDERKPLLWVVRPSGVYLMADDGVILDPVSQANLAPIPVVADPDSQQDASLVELIRVATRLRTLQGSFYDRVNELRMGPTGPMVFIEGLSAPILLSRNDPTKNIPNFQGLFLDQFAKRPDIGQIRYFDLRWDDEIAVGNPDPGQPPVQKAEK; translated from the coding sequence ATGGCCCTTCCCTCCCGCACCCGCCCCAAGCGTCCCTGGCTCCCCTGGGTGCGCCTGGGCCTCGTAGTCCTTGTGGTCGCCGGCGTCGGCTACGGGGCCCTGGAGATCGCCCAGCGCTACCTGGGCCTGCAAAAGCTCACCATCGAGCAGATCACCGTCACCGGGTGCCGGGGTGAGCGCCAGGTCGAAATCCAGACCCTGGCCGAGAAGCTCTGCCTCAAGCGCCCCCTCTTCTGGTTTGACGCCGAGCGCCTGCGCCGTGAGGTCGAGGAGCGCCGCTGGGTCCGGGGCCTCCTGATCCGCCGCGACCCCCCCGACCGGCTCAGCCTCGTGGTGGATGAGCGCAAACCCCTGCTCTGGGTGGTGCGGCCCAGCGGGGTCTACCTCATGGCGGACGACGGGGTCATCCTCGACCCCGTCAGCCAGGCCAATCTCGCACCCATCCCCGTGGTGGCGGACCCCGACAGCCAGCAGGACGCCTCCCTGGTGGAACTCATCCGGGTGGCCACCCGGCTCCGGACCCTTCAGGGTTCCTTCTACGACCGCGTCAATGAACTACGTATGGGTCCCACCGGCCCCATGGTCTTCATCGAAGGCCTGTCCGCCCCCATCCTCCTTTCCCGGAACGACCCCACCAAGAACATCCCCAACTTCCAGGGCCTCTTCCTCGATCAGTTCGCCAAGCGCCCCGACATCGGCCAGATCCGCTACTTCGACCTGCGATGGGACGACGAGATCGCCGTGGGCAACCCGGACCCGGGCCAACCCCCGGTCCAGAAAGCCGAAAAATAA
- a CDS encoding prohibitin family protein codes for MVVLAVLLILAGLFAWRIKSKVGYPLSKRLVPLQYGGVVLGVLLFLGSMAVIVPPGQAGVVVLFGKVSDQALPSGLHFINPFARVVEMEIRTQNYTMSNVADEGQRRGDDSIQVITSDGLTVKLDCTIFYSLELGKVARIYSEIGPDVEAKIIRSEIRASLRDSAANLTATELYTTKRQAFVDQVTKTLKASFQARGINLEQALLRNVILPDQITRAINDKIAADQEAQKMAFVLQKEKQEAERKRIEAEGQAKAQQIVSASLTPQIIEYQRIQALRDIGGKGNLIITPMGGATPLIQVGARK; via the coding sequence ATGGTCGTGCTTGCTGTTCTGCTCATCCTCGCTGGTCTCTTCGCCTGGCGCATCAAGTCCAAGGTGGGCTATCCGCTCTCCAAGCGGCTGGTGCCGCTGCAGTACGGGGGCGTGGTGCTGGGTGTCCTCCTCTTCCTGGGCTCCATGGCGGTCATCGTGCCCCCGGGGCAGGCGGGGGTGGTGGTGCTCTTCGGCAAGGTGAGCGACCAGGCCCTGCCCTCGGGGCTGCACTTCATCAACCCCTTCGCCCGGGTGGTGGAGATGGAGATCCGCACCCAGAACTACACCATGTCCAATGTGGCGGATGAGGGACAGCGGCGGGGGGATGACTCCATCCAGGTGATCACCAGTGATGGCCTGACGGTGAAGCTGGATTGCACCATTTTCTATTCGCTGGAGCTGGGCAAGGTGGCCCGGATCTACAGTGAGATCGGGCCGGATGTGGAGGCCAAGATCATCCGCAGCGAGATCCGGGCGAGTCTGCGGGACTCGGCGGCGAACCTGACGGCCACGGAGCTTTACACCACCAAGCGGCAGGCCTTTGTGGACCAGGTGACCAAGACGCTGAAGGCCTCCTTCCAGGCTCGGGGGATCAACCTGGAGCAGGCCTTGCTGCGGAATGTGATCCTGCCGGATCAGATCACCCGGGCCATCAATGACAAGATCGCGGCGGACCAGGAGGCGCAGAAGATGGCCTTTGTGCTGCAGAAGGAGAAGCAGGAGGCCGAGCGCAAGCGCATCGAGGCCGAGGGCCAGGCCAAGGCCCAGCAGATCGTGAGCGCGAGCCTGACGCCGCAGATCATCGAGTACCAGCGGATACAGGCGCTGAGGGACATCGGGGGCAAGGGCAACCTGATCATCACCCCCATGGGGGGCGCCACGCCGCTGATCCAGGTGGGCGCGAGGAAGTAG
- the gcvPB gene encoding aminomethyl-transferring glycine dehydrogenase subunit GcvPB, whose translation MIHRDREPLAFELSVPGRVGMDLPTLDVPPAGEALPPHLRRTSIPVLPELSEVEVIRHFTRLSHLNYGVDDGIYPLGSCTMKHNPRLNERVAALPAFADSHPLADPADVQGNLAALHLLQTWLAEITGLPAVSLQPSAGASGELTGVMLIRARQVARGDARRLILIPDSGHGTNPATATMAGYEVIELPSAPDGTISFEDVTDHTGRLHKGLRTLIAERGPEIAGAMITNPNTLGVFEYRIREIADLLHAAGALLYMDGANMNALVGLARPGDFGVDVMHLNLHKTFSTPHGGGGPGAGPVACTLELAPYLPRPVVTREGERYNLGWDRPQSIGKVHGFHGNFGIALRALAYCLSHGSDGLRAATLRAIVNANYLRKRLEGTYGLPIPSPSLHEVVFSDAKLAACGVHTLDVAKGLIDRGFHPPTIYFPLIVPGALMIEPTESESKAELDAFIAALEDIAAQARTDPDRLHQAPTQAPLRRMDETTAARKPILKWDPPVPRGTDGDER comes from the coding sequence ATGATCCACCGTGACCGCGAGCCCTTGGCCTTTGAGCTCTCCGTCCCCGGCAGGGTGGGCATGGACCTCCCCACTCTGGACGTCCCCCCTGCAGGCGAGGCCCTGCCACCCCACCTGCGCCGCACCAGCATCCCCGTGCTCCCCGAGCTGAGCGAGGTAGAGGTCATCCGCCACTTCACCCGGCTCTCCCACCTGAACTACGGGGTGGACGACGGCATCTATCCCCTGGGTTCCTGCACCATGAAGCACAACCCCCGGCTCAACGAGCGGGTGGCTGCTCTCCCCGCCTTCGCCGACAGCCACCCCCTGGCCGACCCCGCCGATGTGCAGGGCAACCTCGCCGCCCTCCACCTGCTCCAGACCTGGCTTGCCGAGATCACCGGGCTCCCGGCCGTCTCCCTCCAGCCCAGCGCCGGAGCCTCGGGTGAGCTCACCGGCGTCATGCTCATCCGGGCCCGCCAGGTGGCCAGGGGGGATGCCCGCCGCCTCATCCTCATCCCGGACTCCGGCCACGGCACCAACCCCGCCACGGCGACCATGGCCGGCTACGAGGTGATCGAGTTGCCCTCCGCCCCCGACGGCACCATCAGCTTCGAGGATGTGACGGACCACACGGGGCGGCTGCACAAGGGACTCCGTACCCTGATCGCGGAACGGGGACCCGAGATCGCCGGAGCCATGATCACCAACCCCAACACCCTGGGGGTCTTCGAATACCGCATCCGGGAGATCGCGGACCTGCTGCACGCTGCGGGTGCCCTGCTCTACATGGATGGCGCCAACATGAATGCCCTGGTGGGCCTAGCCCGGCCGGGGGACTTCGGGGTGGATGTCATGCATCTCAACCTCCACAAGACCTTCTCGACGCCCCATGGGGGCGGGGGCCCCGGCGCCGGTCCCGTGGCCTGCACCCTGGAGCTGGCACCCTACCTGCCCCGCCCGGTGGTCACCCGGGAGGGTGAGCGCTACAACCTGGGCTGGGATCGCCCCCAGAGCATCGGCAAGGTCCATGGCTTCCACGGCAACTTCGGCATCGCCCTCCGGGCCCTGGCCTACTGCCTGAGCCATGGCTCCGACGGGCTCCGCGCCGCCACCCTCCGGGCCATCGTCAACGCCAACTACCTGCGGAAGCGTCTGGAGGGCACCTATGGTCTGCCCATCCCCAGTCCCAGCCTCCATGAGGTGGTCTTCAGCGACGCCAAGCTGGCCGCCTGCGGTGTCCACACCCTGGATGTGGCCAAGGGCCTCATCGACCGGGGCTTCCATCCCCCCACCATCTACTTCCCCCTCATCGTGCCCGGAGCCCTCATGATCGAGCCCACCGAGAGCGAGAGCAAGGCGGAGCTGGACGCCTTCATCGCCGCCCTGGAGGACATCGCCGCCCAGGCCCGCACCGATCCTGACCGGCTCCACCAAGCCCCCACCCAAGCCCCCCTCCGCCGCATGGACGAGACCACCGCCGCCCGCAAGCCCATCCTCAAATGGGACCCGCCTGTTCCACGTGGAACAGACGGGGATGAAAGATAA